The Natrinema salifodinae genome includes a window with the following:
- the rdfA gene encoding rod-determining factor RdfA: MTDDSSGGRRTKVERVIDEYDLDGWGDRLEAEWIGDGTERTSLRDLATEFNKAVLRAAVRETGGTALDSDIESLYRTLTDDDVSRSEAVRKRRDLERAGVDVERVESDFVTHQTIHTYLTNVREASLPEEDGEDRIERKTETVQRLAGRTQVVTESTLEELGNAGEIADRDYEVFVDVRVICNECGADYPVADLLDQGGCDCQVGDD, translated from the coding sequence ATGACGGACGACTCGAGCGGCGGGCGACGAACCAAGGTCGAGCGAGTGATCGACGAGTACGACCTCGACGGATGGGGGGATCGTTTGGAGGCCGAGTGGATCGGCGACGGAACGGAGCGGACGAGCCTCCGCGATCTCGCGACCGAATTCAACAAGGCCGTGCTCCGGGCGGCGGTCCGCGAGACGGGCGGCACCGCGCTCGACTCGGACATCGAATCGCTCTACCGAACGCTCACGGACGACGACGTCTCGCGGTCCGAAGCGGTCCGGAAACGCCGCGACCTCGAACGCGCCGGGGTCGACGTCGAGCGAGTGGAGTCCGACTTCGTCACCCATCAGACGATCCACACCTATCTCACGAACGTCCGCGAGGCCTCCCTCCCCGAGGAGGACGGCGAGGACCGCATCGAACGGAAAACCGAGACCGTCCAGCGCCTGGCCGGCCGAACGCAGGTCGTCACCGAGTCCACCCTCGAAGAACTGGGGAACGCGGGCGAAATCGCCGACCGGGACTACGAGGTCTTCGTCGACGTTCGCGTCATCTGCAACGAGTGCGGAGCCGACTACCCGGTCGCCGACCTGCTCGATCAGGGCGGTTGTGACTGTCAGGTCGGAGACGACTGA
- a CDS encoding NADP-dependent malic enzyme, translated as MDDDALEYHRTDPPGKIEISTTKSTNTQRDLSLAYSPGVAAPCREIDADETDAYSYTSKGNLVGVVSNGSAVLGLGDIGAQASKPVMEGKGVLFKRFADIDVFDIELDLADPAAFVESVAAMEPTFGGINLEDIKAPECFEIEERLRERLSIPVFHDDQHGTAIISGAALLNAAEIAGKDLDELEVTFAGAGAAALATARFYVSLGVERENITMADIGGILTTERAEAGDLNPYNSEFARDLPEGDLADAMEGADVFVGLSAGGIVSQEMVRSMADDPIIFAMANPDPEIGYEEAKEARDDTVIMATGRSDYPNQVNNVLGFPFIFRGALDVRATEINEAMKVAAAHALAELAKQDVPDSVVKAYGDQPIQFGPEYIIPKPLDTRVLFEVAPAVARAAIESGAARVDLDVDEYVETLEARLGKSREMMRVVINKAQSDPKRIALAEGTDETIVRAAAQLDERGIAEPVLIGDEGEIRRTAAALNLEFEPDVVDPETGDYEDYVDHLYERRKRSGITRREAGTMIRDDPNYFGSVMVDRGDADAMLTGLTNHYPSALRPPLQVIGTAPDADYAAGVYMLTFKNRVVFVADATVNQAPDEDVLEEVTRHTADLARRFDIEPRAALLSYSDFGSVDNEGTRKPREAARRLREDPAVDFPVDGEMQADTAVVEEMLTGTYEFTDLEGPANVLVFPNLEAGNIGYKLLQRLGGAEAIGPMLVGMDEPVHVLQRGDEVTDIVHLAAVAAVDAQNDQA; from the coding sequence ATGGACGACGACGCGCTCGAATACCATCGGACCGATCCGCCGGGGAAGATCGAGATTTCGACCACCAAATCGACGAACACCCAGCGCGACCTCTCGCTTGCGTACTCGCCTGGCGTCGCGGCGCCGTGTCGCGAAATCGACGCGGACGAGACCGACGCCTACAGTTACACGTCGAAAGGAAACCTGGTCGGCGTCGTCTCGAACGGCTCCGCCGTCCTCGGGCTGGGCGACATCGGCGCCCAGGCGTCGAAACCCGTCATGGAGGGGAAAGGCGTGCTGTTCAAGCGCTTCGCCGACATCGACGTCTTCGACATCGAACTCGACCTCGCTGATCCGGCCGCGTTCGTCGAGTCGGTGGCGGCGATGGAGCCGACCTTCGGCGGAATTAACTTGGAAGACATCAAAGCACCGGAGTGTTTCGAGATCGAGGAGCGACTCCGCGAGCGCCTCTCGATCCCGGTGTTCCACGACGACCAGCACGGCACCGCCATCATCTCCGGCGCGGCGCTGCTTAACGCCGCGGAGATCGCCGGGAAGGACCTTGACGAACTCGAGGTCACGTTCGCCGGCGCGGGTGCGGCCGCGCTCGCGACGGCCCGGTTCTACGTCTCGTTGGGCGTCGAGCGGGAGAATATCACGATGGCCGACATCGGCGGCATCCTGACGACCGAGCGGGCGGAAGCCGGCGACTTGAACCCGTACAACAGCGAGTTCGCCCGCGACCTCCCCGAGGGCGACCTGGCGGACGCGATGGAGGGCGCCGACGTCTTCGTCGGCCTCTCGGCTGGGGGCATCGTCTCCCAGGAGATGGTCCGGTCGATGGCCGACGATCCGATCATCTTCGCGATGGCGAATCCCGATCCCGAGATCGGTTACGAGGAGGCCAAGGAGGCCCGCGACGACACCGTCATCATGGCGACCGGCCGTTCGGACTATCCGAACCAGGTCAACAACGTGCTCGGATTCCCCTTTATTTTCCGCGGCGCGCTGGACGTCCGCGCGACCGAAATCAACGAAGCGATGAAGGTCGCGGCGGCTCACGCCCTGGCCGAGTTAGCCAAACAGGACGTCCCGGATTCGGTGGTTAAGGCCTACGGCGATCAGCCGATCCAGTTCGGCCCCGAGTACATCATTCCGAAGCCCCTCGACACGCGGGTCCTCTTCGAGGTTGCGCCCGCGGTTGCACGGGCGGCGATCGAGTCGGGTGCGGCTCGCGTCGACCTCGACGTCGACGAGTACGTCGAGACGCTCGAGGCCCGCCTCGGGAAGTCCCGCGAGATGATGCGGGTCGTGATCAACAAGGCCCAGTCCGATCCGAAGCGGATCGCGCTGGCCGAGGGCACCGACGAGACGATCGTCCGCGCGGCGGCGCAACTGGACGAACGCGGCATCGCGGAGCCAGTTCTGATCGGCGACGAGGGCGAGATCAGGCGGACCGCCGCGGCCCTCAATCTGGAGTTCGAGCCGGACGTCGTCGACCCCGAGACCGGCGACTACGAGGACTACGTCGACCACCTCTACGAGCGGCGCAAACGGAGCGGCATCACCCGCCGCGAGGCCGGGACCATGATCCGCGACGACCCGAACTACTTCGGCAGCGTCATGGTCGACCGCGGCGACGCCGACGCGATGCTCACCGGGCTGACGAACCACTACCCGTCGGCGCTGCGGCCGCCGCTGCAGGTCATCGGCACCGCGCCCGACGCCGACTACGCCGCCGGCGTCTACATGCTCACGTTCAAGAACCGCGTGGTCTTCGTCGCCGACGCGACGGTCAACCAGGCGCCCGACGAGGACGTCCTCGAGGAAGTCACGCGCCACACGGCCGACCTGGCCCGCCGGTTCGATATCGAACCGCGCGCGGCTCTGCTGTCGTACTCGGACTTCGGCAGCGTCGACAACGAGGGGACGCGGAAACCGCGCGAAGCGGCCCGCCGGCTCCGCGAGGATCCAGCGGTCGACTTCCCCGTCGACGGCGAGATGCAGGCCGACACCGCCGTCGTCGAGGAGATGCTAACCGGTACCTACGAGTTCACCGACCTGGAGGGGCCGGCGAACGTGCTCGTCTTCCCCAATCTCGAGGCCGGTAACATCGGCTACAAGCTGCTCCAGCGCCTGGGCGGGGCTGAAGCCATCGGCCCGATGCTGGTCGGCATGGACGAGCCGGTCCACGTCCTCCAGCGCGGCGACGAAGTCACCGACATCGTCCACCTGGCGGCCGTCGCGGCGGTCGACGCCCAGAACGACCAGGCCTGA